In Leptolyngbya sp. NIES-2104, the genomic window CAGCCAAATTAGCCATAAGCCTAGTTTTCGTATCATTGATTTCTCCTGTATTTATTTAATTTGTAGAGTGGATTCAGCTTATTGGGAGTGTTTCAAGTTTATCGTTCGTTGCATTCACCCGCCCCGGAATGAAATTCGGGGCTAGTTCTTTCAGTCAGTTGAAACTGACTGAAAGAACTATACTTTACTCCTTTAGTCCCCTTCAGTGGACTTCGTTCTGTTAGCCCCGAATTCCATTCCGGGGCGGGCTATGCAGTAAACCAAAATCTCCTAACTCTCTAATCTCGAAACTCTCTCCTAACCCTTTCCAGAAGGATCGCTTGCATTCACTAACTCTGGAGCTTCCACCGCAGGTAAACGCATCACTTGTTCCATACTTGGACGCGCATGTCGATCGAGATCCGCAACGGGTACAAACTGCTTATTCTTGATCGATTGCTCCAGCGCTTGAATAATTCGCACATCATTTAAGCCTTCCATTCCCGAAGGTTCAGGAGGTCGATCTTCCAAAATACAATTCGAGAAGTACACCAATTCAGCCGAGAACTGATCGACATCAGAAAACGATCGCTCTTGAGTTTCACCATCGATCGTCAATTGATGCTTGATCTCGCCCTCAGTTGCATAAGCAGAATCGAGCCTTATATCGCCTTTTGTTCCAACCACTTGATAGGTCGAAACTGGAGCCGCCCCGAAACTGGTTGTGAATGTTGCTAATCGATCGCCTGGGAATCTTAGAATCGCAGTCGTCATCTCAGCGACTTCTTTGAAGCGATCTTCTCCATTGGTGGCACTGGTGGCGAAAACCTCGATCGGTTCGTCCTGGAAGAGATACCGAGCAGCATTAATGCAGTAAATTCCAATATCGGCGATCGTTCCACCACCGAGCGCAGTTTGTAAACGAATATCGCCCGGTTTTACTTGTTGAGTGAAAACTGAATTAAAGATGCGCGGTTCACCGATTTGACCGGATTTGAGAATGTCGATCGCTTGTAAGTTCGCTTCTTCAAAGTGCAATCGATAAGCGATCATCAGCTTGACCGCGTTTTCATTGCACGAGCGGATCATTTCTTGACATTCTTGTGCGGTTACTGCCATTGGCTTTTCACACAGCACATGAATTCCGGCTTCTGCTGCTCGAATTGTGTATTCTTTGTGCAAGTGATTTGGTAGAGCGATATAAACCGCGTCAATTTCGCCGCTATTTAAGCAATCATCATACTCATCGTAGCTGTATGTATTTTGAATTCCATACTGTTTCGATAGCTTTTCTAACTTCTCTGGATCATTGGAAACCAGAGCGGTAATTTCAGAATTTTCGCGAATGTTTTTGAAGCCTGGAAGAACGGTCGCTTGGGCAATCCAGCCAAGACCAACAACCGCATACCGAATTTTTCGAGAAGTATTCATGTGAAGCGATTTTCTAAATGTTTGTTTAGGAGTGTTTGAAAAGTATAAAAGGTTTCTTCGCTGCGTTCTGATTCGCCCCGGAATGGAATTCGGGGCTATCGGTGCGAAGTCCTTTGAAAAGGACTGAAGACCCCATTTCAACTGGCTTTTAGTCCCCTTCAGTGGACTTCGCACGGTTAGCCCCGAATTCCATTCGAGGGGCGGGTGATGCAGTGAACGATACTTTTCAAACGTCCTCTTAGAGGTAGAGGGGCAGTTATTGATCTGCTGGTGCGTCAGGTCTTCGATCGACGAACTCAAAGCATCTCACCAAACCCCAGAGCAGTGACTTGCCCTCTACCAAATTCCACAATCTACGCGATCGATTGACCTGCTTGCGATAACAACTCGCCCAACTGTTCAACCTTCACTGCAACATCTCCAGTCGCATCCGCTGCGGCTTCTGAGGTGTCTTCACCCAGATCTGTCAAGATCTGCGAAATTGCACTCGCATCTCCTTGAGTCAATGCTGCTTTCAAATCGCCTAGATCTTCTGCCAAATCGGTGCCTTGAAGCTGTTGCTGCCAGCTTTCAATCACTGCGATCGCTTGCTCAACCGGAATCGAGGTCAACCCCTGCTGCAATGCTGCGATCGTCGTATCAACATCCACTGTCCGAACTGAATCTGCCATGATCTTTCATCCTCTTCAAGAATTGCAACAAATCCCTCACACCTCTCTCGATTCTTGCAATCTGCCTTTGGAATTCGTCACTCTTTTGGGAGAAATAGCGATCGAGGTTCTATCTTGTGACACGACGCAAGTTCAGCCTTTGGATCGATACAGTTAGAACACAAAATATTAAATACTGTGAAGACCAATCTGTGCCAACCGTTGATTCGTCATGATGCGACTCCCGATTCCTGTCCGCTTAACGCTCAGTCAACTCGGACTCGCCGGAGTATTCCTTCTGGGTGGGTGCAATTTGATTCCAGCAGGGGATGCCCAACAGCAGCCCAATCCCCAAAATCAGCAAGGTAATGCAGCCGCAGTTGATACCACAGTCGTCGAACTCGGAAGCTTGAACGAAGAGCAGACCTATACCGGAACAACCCGACCGTTTCGAGAAATCTCACTGCGATCGCAAGCCGAAGGCAGAATTACGGACATTAGCGTAAATGTGGGTGATCCAGTGCAGGCGGGTCAAACGTTAGCTCGATTAGATGGCACGATCGCAAATTCGTCTGTTGCACAAGCAGAAGCAGAAGTGGCGGCACGAGAATCAGAAGTTGCAAGTTTACAAGCGGAAGTGGAGGATGCTCGAACTCAGGTAGAACGGGCAAGATTAGAATTGCAACAAGCGCGATCGGATGCGGAGCGGCAAGCGATTCTGTTCCGTCAGGGTGCAACTTCAGCGCAACAAGCGGAAACCGCGAGAACAGCAGCCGGAACAGCAGAACAAGCATTACGATCGGCAGAAAAACAGGTTGCGAATCGGCAGCAAGCAGTCACTGCCGCCGCGAGACGAATTACGGCACAACAAGCGATCGTCAATCAAGAGCGAGAAAGACAGTCTTTTAGTGTGTTAACTTCGCCAGTCAATGGAGCCGTTTTAGCGCGTCCGACGGAACCGGGAAATTTAGCACAAGCGGGAACGGAAGTTTTACGCATCGGTGACTTCAATCAGGTGAAAGTTCAGGTGCAAGTGTCAGAGCGAGAATTTGCCACGATTCGAGTCGGGCAGAGAGCACAAGTCCGCTTAGATGCACTTCCAAATCAAATGATCGCGGGAACCGTGACGCGAATTGCTCCAGCAGCAGAAACACGAGCGAGATTGATCCCGATCGAAGTCACGATTCCAAATCCAAACGGCAGAATTGGCAGCGGATTGCTAGCGCGAGTCAGTTTTCAAGGCGGACAATCTCAGCGCGTCGTGGTTCCCGAAGGAGCGACCCAGATCGGACAGCGACCTGGACAAAGACCGCAACAAGCTCAAGAGGCTCCGAAGTCCGGTACGGTTTATGTCGTGAGCAAATCTGGTGAACAAGCGACAGTTAGCCCCCGACAAGTGCAGCTTGGTAATCGGGCAAATGGACAAGTCGAAATTTTATCGGGTGTGAATGCGGGAGAAACGATCGTCGTTCGCAGTAGTGGCAAGTTAGAAGCGGGTGCGCCCGTTCGGTTGAGCATTTTATCGAAGGGATAAAGCATTATGACTATGCAGTCTTCTCAATCGCGGGGGTTTAGTATTAGCTCGATCGCGATTCGACGACATATCGGGACTTTGATGGTGACGCTGACTGCGATCGTCATTGGTCTGTATTTTCTATCGAGTCTTCAGGTCGATTTGCTGCCGTCGATTACCTATCCTCGGATCGGGGTGCGCGTTAATTCTCCTGGAATTTCGCCGGATGTTGCGGTCGATGAAGTGACTCGCCCACTCGAAGAAGCCCTTTCTGCAACAGAAGGTGTAGTGCAGGTTTATTCCCAGACTCGTGAAGGACAGGTCAGCGTCGATTTGTTCTTTCAGCCCGGCGGAAATATTGATCAAGCGTTGAATGATGCGACTGCGGCATTTAACCGAGCGCGGGGAAACTTGCCGGATACGATCGAAGAACCGACCCTGTTCAAAGTTGATCCTTCCCAGCTTCCAGTGTATGAATTTGCTGTTACTTCTCCTTCTTCAGAGTTGGTGGATTTGCGGGTGTTTGCGGATGAGGAATTAGC contains:
- a CDS encoding efflux RND transporter periplasmic adaptor subunit; this encodes MMRLPIPVRLTLSQLGLAGVFLLGGCNLIPAGDAQQQPNPQNQQGNAAAVDTTVVELGSLNEEQTYTGTTRPFREISLRSQAEGRITDISVNVGDPVQAGQTLARLDGTIANSSVAQAEAEVAARESEVASLQAEVEDARTQVERARLELQQARSDAERQAILFRQGATSAQQAETARTAAGTAEQALRSAEKQVANRQQAVTAAARRITAQQAIVNQERERQSFSVLTSPVNGAVLARPTEPGNLAQAGTEVLRIGDFNQVKVQVQVSEREFATIRVGQRAQVRLDALPNQMIAGTVTRIAPAAETRARLIPIEVTIPNPNGRIGSGLLARVSFQGGQSQRVVVPEGATQIGQRPGQRPQQAQEAPKSGTVYVVSKSGEQATVSPRQVQLGNRANGQVEILSGVNAGETIVVRSSGKLEAGAPVRLSILSKG
- a CDS encoding Gfo/Idh/MocA family protein yields the protein MNTSRKIRYAVVGLGWIAQATVLPGFKNIRENSEITALVSNDPEKLEKLSKQYGIQNTYSYDEYDDCLNSGEIDAVYIALPNHLHKEYTIRAAEAGIHVLCEKPMAVTAQECQEMIRSCNENAVKLMIAYRLHFEEANLQAIDILKSGQIGEPRIFNSVFTQQVKPGDIRLQTALGGGTIADIGIYCINAARYLFQDEPIEVFATSATNGEDRFKEVAEMTTAILRFPGDRLATFTTSFGAAPVSTYQVVGTKGDIRLDSAYATEGEIKHQLTIDGETQERSFSDVDQFSAELVYFSNCILEDRPPEPSGMEGLNDVRIIQALEQSIKNKQFVPVADLDRHARPSMEQVMRLPAVEAPELVNASDPSGKG